Part of the Pseudomonas sp. P8_241 genome is shown below.
AATCTGTTCAGCACGATGATGGTGCAGAACATGGAAGCACGTCTGGGTGAGATCCAGTGCCCGATCCTGGGTTTCTGGGGCAACAACGATCACTTCAACCCGATCAGCGGCGCCCAGCGCATCATCGACGGCGCGCCGAATGCCCGCTTCATCGTCCTCAACCGCTGCGGCCATTGGGTCCAGGTGGAACACCGCGAACTGTTCAACCGCAGCTGCATCGAGTTCCTTCAACACGGCTAACCGCAAATTGTAGGAGCGAGCATGCTCGCGAAGGATGTTAACGAAAACGCGTGATGGCTGGATAAACGCGTTGCCCTTGAGTCCTTCGCGAGCAGGCTCGCTCCTGCAGGGGGATGTGGGGTTAGCGATCCGCCGCCTTCTGGCTGTTCAATACGGCATCACCCGGCTGGCCCAATACGCAGGAAGTGCCACCGGGGGTATACATCATCGCCACACAGCGGTTGCACGCGGTGCAGATCGAATCGCGACTGGCGCCGCTGGCGAGTTTGTCGACGTAGTCATTTTCAGCCAGCAACACCCGGCCCATGGCGACCAGGTCAAAGCCCTCGGCCATGATCTTTTCGATACTCGCCAGGCTCTTGGCGCCGCCCAGGTAAGCCAGCGGCATCTTTACCGCCGCCCGCACCTTGCGTGCATGCTCCAGCAGATACAGCTCACGGAACTCCACGGTCGGCTCTTTGCGGCGCTGGATAGCCATCGCCAGGGCGATGATCTTGTTCTTCTGCTGCACGCGGTTTTCCTTGGGGAAGGACGAGCCGAACATGGTGGTGATCGATTCGGCGTTCATCCCGGCGCTGAGCACCAGCAGGTGCGCGCCCTCTTCTTCCAGCATGCGGGCGATCTGTGCGCCGTCTTCGGCGCTGTTACCGGCGCGCACGCCTTCGGTGATGCTGTATTTGCAGATCACGGCCATTTCCGTGCCGACCGCATCGAGCACCGCGCGCAGCACCCGGCGCGGAAAGCGCAGGCGGTTTTCCAGACTGCCGCCGTACTGGTCGCGGCGCTTGTTGTACATCGGCGAAATGAACTGGCTGAGCAAGTAGCCGTGGCCCATGTGGATTTCCACGGCATCGAAACCTGCCTGGCGCGCCAGACGCGCGCCCTGGGCGAAGTCGCGCACCACTTGCTGCATGTCGGCTTCGTTCATCGCCTGCTTGAGGAACATGCCGCTCATCAAGCCGATCTTGTTGAAGCCGCCGCTGGCCGACAGCGGACGTTTGGTCGAACGCTCGCGGATAAAGGTAAAGCAACCACCGTGGGTGATCTGTGCGCTGGCCAGGCCACCGCACTGGTGCACGGCGTCGGTCAGCGCCTTGAAGTGCGGCACGCTGGACGGGGCGAGGATCAACTGATTGGGCAAGGTGCGTCCATCGCTGCTGACCGCGCAATAGGCCACGGTAGTCAGGGCAGTGCCGCCCGCGACCAGCGCCGAGTGCAGTTTGACCAGTTGCTTGGAAGGCACCCCCCCAGCACTCATGCCTTCGTTGGTGGCAGCCTTGATAAAGCGGTTTTTCAGGGTCAGCGGGCCGATCGCAATCGGGCTGAACGCTGACGGGGTCGGACGAGGATTCATGACAGGCCTCTCTTTATTGTTATCAGGCTACAAATGAACGCTGCGTCGCCATGCCGCGACGCAGCAGGGATCATCAGAAGGTGTACTTGGCGTTGAGCGACAGGTAATCGCGGTCGGCCAGCAAGCGGCCCTGGGCGACGTCCGGCGAACTCAGGTAGGCGATATAGGTCATGCCGACCTGGAAGTTGCCCAGGTACTTGAAGTCGCCGCCCACGGTCAGGCGCTTCTCGTCACGGCCCAGGCCCTGATAGGCGCTGCCGTCGACGTTCTGCGTCCACACCACTTTGGTGCTCAGGTCCAGGCCGTTGGCGATGGACGGGTAATCCATGTAGACGCCGACGCCGAGCAGGCTTGAGCCACGGGTCTGGGTCTTCGACTCGAACGTGTCGAACGTGCCGTCCACGCCAGCGCCACCGCCGGTGATCGTCAGGCTGTCGACGCCGTCGATGTGTTGATGCACCACTTCGCCCATGAAGGTGGTCTGCTGGGCGAGGAAGCTCGGGCCGAGGATGTAGGAGGCATTGAGGTTGCCTTGCCAGATTTGCCCGGTGGTCGGTGCGCCATTGTTCAGATACACCGAGGCGCCATCGCGGTAGCTCAGGTCACCGGCATACTGCACCGAGTCACCGACCTTGGAGCTGAAGCTGACCCCGGTGAGTTTCACGTCTTCGAAGTAGCCCAGGCGATAGGATGGCGCGGTTCCATCATGGCCAATGCCCTTGAGCGACGAGTACTGGGTGGTGCCGGTGAAGTCGAAAAACAACGAGCCGACGCGCTCGTTATAACGGTAATGGAACAGCCCGACCTCGGTGTTCTCGGTGATCCGGTAGCGCACGCCCAGGCCCCATTGGCCGCTGTCGCTGGCGTCTTTTTCACCGGCATAACCGACCGCCAGGCCGTTGGGCAGACGGTCGATCTGGCCGGCGCCCAGACGAAAGAACTCGGCACCGGGGCCAAAGGTATCGCTGCCGAAATAATCGCCCACCGGGTTGAGCTGGGTTTTTTCCCACTCGTATTGGTAGTAGCCCACCAACGCCAGGTCTTCATTGAGCGACCACGATCCGGACACCTGGCCCACCGGCAGGTACGAGTCCTTGGCCTCGGTACCCGGCACATTGAACTTGGTGGCATCCACCGGCGCCTGGCCCTGGCTGATGTTGGCCCAGAACAGGCTTTCGCCCCAGGCCACCAGATGTCGTCCGGCCTTGAGCGACAGGTATTGGGTTTCGCCCAGTTCGAAGTTGCCATACACATACGCATCGAGCAGCCGCGCCGCGCTGCCGCTGAGGCGCCGGGTCTCGTCGCTGAAACCGTCGTTGTGCCCGGTCTTGTTCACCGTCTGCGGCGAGTCGTTGGCGTTTTTCTGGTTGTAGACATCGTCATAGAACTGACTGCCGCGCAGCACCGCACCGAGGTTGTCGTGCTTGAGCTGCAACTCGCCGAACAGGCTCAGACGATTGTTGATCAACGAGCCGCGCTTGAAGTTGCGCGTGCCATCGTCATTGTTCGGATCGTCGAGATACTGATTGGCCTGTTTGGCGGTGCGCATGGATGCGGTGTAGTTGACCGTCAGCGACGAATCCAGGGTGGTGTCTTCCCCCAGTTCGATGGTCGGCGCAGCGCTGGCTGCAGCACTGACGAAGGTGATGGCCGTTGCCAACAGACAGCGCCCATCGATCAGGCTTCCCGGACGCCGTGCAACTCTGATTCGGGTAAACATGCTCCTCTCCTTTTTGTTGTTTTTGCTTGTGCCGCCACAGCATGAAAAAAACCGCTGTGGCGCACATCGTCCGTTTGGTGAGACGAGCGCTGCTCATGCCTGAGGGTTGTCAGCCACCATCGCGCGCAGTTCGTTTTTTGCCACCTTGCTCGACGGGTTGAGCGGCAACGCACTGAAAAAACGCACCTGACGC
Proteins encoded:
- a CDS encoding DUF1302 domain-containing protein; amino-acid sequence: MFTRIRVARRPGSLIDGRCLLATAITFVSAAASAAPTIELGEDTTLDSSLTVNYTASMRTAKQANQYLDDPNNDDGTRNFKRGSLINNRLSLFGELQLKHDNLGAVLRGSQFYDDVYNQKNANDSPQTVNKTGHNDGFSDETRRLSGSAARLLDAYVYGNFELGETQYLSLKAGRHLVAWGESLFWANISQGQAPVDATKFNVPGTEAKDSYLPVGQVSGSWSLNEDLALVGYYQYEWEKTQLNPVGDYFGSDTFGPGAEFFRLGAGQIDRLPNGLAVGYAGEKDASDSGQWGLGVRYRITENTEVGLFHYRYNERVGSLFFDFTGTTQYSSLKGIGHDGTAPSYRLGYFEDVKLTGVSFSSKVGDSVQYAGDLSYRDGASVYLNNGAPTTGQIWQGNLNASYILGPSFLAQQTTFMGEVVHQHIDGVDSLTITGGGAGVDGTFDTFESKTQTRGSSLLGVGVYMDYPSIANGLDLSTKVVWTQNVDGSAYQGLGRDEKRLTVGGDFKYLGNFQVGMTYIAYLSSPDVAQGRLLADRDYLSLNAKYTF
- a CDS encoding NADH:flavin oxidoreductase, whose protein sequence is MNPRPTPSAFSPIAIGPLTLKNRFIKAATNEGMSAGGVPSKQLVKLHSALVAGGTALTTVAYCAVSSDGRTLPNQLILAPSSVPHFKALTDAVHQCGGLASAQITHGGCFTFIRERSTKRPLSASGGFNKIGLMSGMFLKQAMNEADMQQVVRDFAQGARLARQAGFDAVEIHMGHGYLLSQFISPMYNKRRDQYGGSLENRLRFPRRVLRAVLDAVGTEMAVICKYSITEGVRAGNSAEDGAQIARMLEEEGAHLLVLSAGMNAESITTMFGSSFPKENRVQQKNKIIALAMAIQRRKEPTVEFRELYLLEHARKVRAAVKMPLAYLGGAKSLASIEKIMAEGFDLVAMGRVLLAENDYVDKLASGASRDSICTACNRCVAMMYTPGGTSCVLGQPGDAVLNSQKAADR